The proteins below come from a single Vidua chalybeata isolate OUT-0048 chromosome 1, bVidCha1 merged haplotype, whole genome shotgun sequence genomic window:
- the MRPL15 gene encoding 39S ribosomal protein L15, mitochondrial, whose translation MSGSGAHRALELLRSLPRVSLANLRPNPGSKKRERRRGRGRYGGRKCGRGHKGERQRGNRPRLGFEGGQTPFYLAIPKYGFNEGHSLRRQYQPLSLQRLQYLIDLGRVDPTQPIDLTQLTNARGVTVQPLKRDYGIQLVEEGADIFAAKVNIEVQRASELAIAAIEKNGGVVTTSFYDPRSLEILCKPVVFFLRGKPIPKRMLPPEDLVRYYTDPRNRGYLADPSKVAEARLELAKKYGYVLPDITKDELFKMLSARKDPRQIFFGLAPGWIVNLADKKILKPTDESLLKYYSS comes from the exons cTCGCTGCCCAGGGTCAGCCTGGCCAACTTAAGGCCTAACCCCGGCTCCAAAAAGCGG GAAAGGAGACGTGGCCGTGGAAGGTACGGAGGTAGGAAGTGTGGCCGGGGTCACAAGGGAGAAAGACAAAGAGGGAATCGCCCCCGACTGGGCTTTGAGGGTGGCCAAACTCCATTTTACTTGGCCATTCCAAAATACGGATTTAACGAGGGACATAG CCTCAGACGTCAGTACCAACCTCTGAGTCTTCAGAGGCTGCAGTACCTGATTGATTTGGGCAGAGTTGACCCCACGCAGCCGATTGATTTAACTCAGCTCACTAATGCCAGAGGTGTGACAGTGCAGCCTCTCAAGAGGGATTATGGTATCCAGCTGGTGGAGGAG GGTGCTGATATTTTTGCAGCAAAAGTAAATATTGAAGTGCAGAGGGCATCTGAATTAGCAATTGCAGCCATAGAAAAGAATGGAGGTGTAGTAACAACATCGTTCTATGACCCAAGGAGCTTGG AAATTTTATGCAAGCCAGTGGTATTTTTCCTGCGTGGCAAACCTATCCCAAAGCGAATGCTCCCACCTGAAGATCTCGTCCGTTACTACACAGATCCCAGGAATCGGGGCTACCTGGCAGATCCATCTAAGGTTGCAGAAGCCAGGCTggaacttgccaagaaatatGGCTATGTCTTACCAGACATAACTAAGGATGAACTCTTTAAGATGTTAAGTGCACGCAAGGATCCTAGACAGATATTTTTTGGTCTTGCTCCAGGGTGGATCGTAAACCTGGCAGACAAGAAAATTCTAAAACCAACTGATGAGAGTCTGTTGAAGTACTACAGCTCATGA